From Polaribacter butkevichii, a single genomic window includes:
- a CDS encoding DUF4861 family protein, which yields MKKVALFFLALSLFINCDKKAQVLSTIEIKNALNIDREFETVEIDISNFEVKNYKISEENSEEKIIFQLVDTNFDGKNDVLLFQPKIEANSTKKYLLLSSDQKQDAVLETCYSRFVPERTDDYAWENNRVAFRTFGPVAQKMIEDGVKGGTLTSGMDAWLKRVDYPIINKWYKKAETEKGAYHKDHGEGLDNFHVGVSRGVGGIAVKVDTSYYFSKNFTSYKTITTGPIRTSFVLTYANWDANGKEITETKHISLDYGQNLSRYEVALKGTDTISVGLTLHKKDGKTADNNNWISYWEPLDDSELGQGVVASDAYFINSEVYLTSKKDESNFFTNLKVIDQKVIYYAGFGWKKSNQFKTQTDWESYLEGFAKKINNPLIIKIL from the coding sequence ATGAAAAAAGTAGCCCTATTTTTTTTAGCATTATCTCTTTTTATCAATTGTGATAAAAAAGCACAAGTACTTTCAACTATTGAAATAAAAAATGCACTCAATATTGATAGAGAATTTGAAACCGTAGAAATAGATATTTCTAATTTTGAGGTTAAAAATTATAAGATTTCTGAAGAAAATTCTGAAGAAAAAATTATTTTTCAATTAGTTGATACTAATTTCGATGGAAAAAATGATGTATTATTATTTCAACCAAAAATAGAAGCAAATTCAACTAAAAAGTATCTTTTATTAAGTTCAGACCAGAAACAAGATGCTGTGCTAGAAACTTGTTATTCTCGTTTTGTACCAGAAAGAACAGACGATTATGCCTGGGAAAACAATAGAGTTGCCTTTAGAACTTTTGGACCAGTAGCTCAAAAAATGATTGAAGACGGTGTAAAAGGAGGTACTTTAACAAGTGGAATGGATGCTTGGTTAAAACGAGTTGATTATCCAATTATTAATAAATGGTACAAAAAAGCCGAAACAGAAAAAGGTGCATACCATAAAGATCATGGTGAAGGTTTAGATAATTTTCATGTTGGAGTTAGTAGAGGAGTTGGCGGAATTGCAGTTAAAGTAGATACGTCTTATTATTTTTCTAAAAATTTTACAAGCTATAAAACAATTACCACAGGACCTATTAGAACAAGTTTTGTTTTAACCTATGCTAATTGGGATGCAAATGGAAAAGAGATTACAGAAACCAAACACATTTCTTTAGATTATGGTCAAAATTTATCTCGTTATGAGGTAGCTTTAAAAGGTACAGATACCATTTCAGTTGGGTTAACCTTACATAAAAAGGATGGTAAAACAGCTGACAATAATAATTGGATAAGCTATTGGGAACCTTTAGATGATTCAGAATTAGGGCAAGGTGTTGTAGCTTCAGATGCTTATTTTATCAATTCAGAAGTATATCTTACCTCAAAAAAGGATGAAAGTAATTTCTTTACAAATCTAAAAGTTATTGATCAAAAAGTAATTTATTACGCAGGCTTTGGTTGGAAAAAGAGTAATCAATTTAAAACGCAAACAGATTGGGAGTCTTATTTAGAAGGATTTGCCAAAAAGATTAATAATCCATTGATAATAAAAATACTATAA
- a CDS encoding TRAP transporter substrate-binding protein, translating to MINRNTFFTVLLITLSLFLVGCKTEKTTKVLKLAHGLDTQHPVHKAMVILGEKLKEKSGGKLIVNIYPSSQLGGERECLELLQIGSLDITKVSAAVLENFIPEYKVFSVPYMFRNKAHTFSVFDSEIGERLLLKGEKFRLRGLTFYDAGSRSFYMKESPIKTPNDLTGKKIRVQKSNMAVAMINDLGGSPTPISWGELYTALQQGVVDGAENNPPSFYTSKHYEVCKFYSLDEHTSVPDVLLIGTDTYSRLNEQERGWLKEAVAESTIAQRKLWGASETASLAAVKKAGVQIFYPDKKPFEEQTKGILEMFSDNEEMKSLIISIKNQQ from the coding sequence ATGATAAATAGGAATACTTTTTTTACCGTTTTACTCATCACTCTTTCTTTATTTTTAGTTGGATGTAAGACAGAAAAAACAACAAAAGTTTTAAAATTAGCCCATGGTTTAGATACGCAGCACCCGGTGCACAAAGCCATGGTTATTTTAGGAGAAAAACTAAAAGAAAAGTCGGGCGGTAAATTAATTGTTAATATTTATCCAAGTAGTCAATTAGGTGGAGAAAGAGAATGTTTAGAATTGTTGCAAATAGGTAGTTTAGATATTACAAAGGTTTCTGCAGCAGTTTTAGAAAATTTTATTCCAGAATATAAAGTGTTTAGTGTGCCATATATGTTTAGAAACAAGGCGCATACATTTAGTGTTTTTGATAGTGAGATTGGTGAACGTTTATTATTAAAAGGAGAAAAATTTAGATTACGTGGTTTAACTTTTTATGATGCAGGAAGTAGAAGTTTTTATATGAAAGAAAGCCCTATAAAAACGCCTAATGATTTAACTGGTAAAAAAATTAGAGTGCAAAAAAGTAACATGGCAGTTGCTATGATTAACGATTTAGGCGGGTCTCCAACACCAATTTCTTGGGGAGAATTATATACAGCCTTACAACAGGGAGTTGTAGATGGTGCAGAAAATAATCCACCAAGTTTTTATACCTCCAAACATTATGAAGTTTGTAAGTTTTATTCTTTAGATGAGCATACCTCTGTACCCGATGTATTATTAATTGGTACAGATACTTATAGTCGTTTAAACGAACAAGAAAGAGGATGGTTAAAAGAGGCCGTTGCAGAAAGTACCATAGCACAAAGAAAATTATGGGGAGCATCAGAAACAGCGTCTTTGGCAGCAGTTAAAAAAGCAGGTGTGCAAATTTTTTATCCAGATAAAAAACCTTTTGAAGAACAAACCAAAGGAATATTAGAGATGTTTTCTGATAATGAAGAAATGAAATCATTAATTATTTCCATAAAAAACCAACAATAA
- a CDS encoding TRAP transporter small permease: MRAKIDNILEKLVLFILALMLLSVVWQVFSRFILRNPSTITDEISSFSLIWLGLLGAAYATGKHLHLAIDLIPEKVVERKQNLFDAIVYLSTFVFAFTVMVIGGVRLCQLSFQFGQTSATLEIPLGFIYLVVPISGILISYYSLDTFINKRKLNKA, translated from the coding sequence ATGAGAGCTAAAATTGATAATATATTAGAAAAATTAGTGCTTTTTATTTTAGCATTAATGTTATTAAGCGTTGTTTGGCAGGTGTTTTCTAGATTTATTTTACGAAACCCAAGTACTATTACAGATGAAATTTCTAGTTTCTCTTTAATTTGGTTAGGGTTGTTAGGTGCAGCATATGCAACAGGTAAGCATTTGCATTTGGCAATAGATTTAATTCCTGAAAAAGTGGTAGAAAGAAAACAAAATTTATTTGACGCAATTGTTTACTTATCCACTTTTGTTTTTGCTTTTACAGTTATGGTTATTGGTGGTGTTAGATTGTGCCAATTAAGTTTTCAATTTGGGCAAACATCAGCAACTTTAGAAATTCCTTTAGGCTTCATTTATTTAGTGGTTCCTATTTCTGGAATTCTAATTAGTTATTACAGTTTAGATACATTTATCAATAAAAGAAAATTAAATAAAGCTTAA
- a CDS encoding TRAP transporter large permease: protein MNLVEVLILVTSFLIFLSLRVPIAYAIGLAALFTLLSAMPFLPSVTTLAQRMATSLDSFTLSAIPFFILAGQIMNRGGIAVRLINFAKAIVGPLPGGLAFVNIISCMLFGAISGSAVAAASAIGGFMNPMMEKDGYDKSFSAAVNITSATTGLIIPPSNVLIVYSLASGGVSIAALFIAGYVPGLLIGLALMIVALIYSIIKKYPTDKLVSFREFFKRFIAALPSLMLLVVVIGGIVAGIFTATEASAIAVIYTLVLGFLYKEITVKDISPILLETVKTSAIVLLLIATSIAMSWVMSYENIPQEISNTLLSISDNPIVILIIINLILLFVGVFMDMTPAVLIFTPIFLPIVTELGMDPIHFGIIMIMNLCIGLCTPPVGSVLFVGCSVADLKIQQVIKPLLPLFLVMIAILLLITYFPELTLWLPRQFDLI from the coding sequence ATGAATTTAGTTGAAGTTTTAATTTTAGTTACCAGCTTTTTAATTTTCTTATCATTAAGAGTTCCAATTGCATATGCAATTGGTTTAGCTGCTTTGTTTACGCTATTAAGTGCCATGCCTTTTTTGCCATCGGTAACTACATTAGCGCAGAGAATGGCAACCTCTTTAGATAGTTTTACATTGTCTGCAATACCATTTTTTATATTGGCAGGTCAAATAATGAATAGAGGTGGAATTGCCGTTAGGTTAATTAATTTTGCAAAGGCAATTGTAGGCCCACTTCCTGGAGGTTTGGCTTTTGTAAATATTATATCTTGTATGCTTTTTGGGGCTATTTCTGGATCTGCAGTGGCTGCAGCATCTGCTATTGGAGGGTTTATGAACCCAATGATGGAAAAAGATGGCTATGATAAATCTTTTAGTGCTGCCGTAAATATTACAAGTGCAACTACTGGCTTAATAATTCCGCCAAGTAACGTATTAATTGTATATTCTTTGGCAAGTGGTGGTGTTTCTATTGCTGCCTTATTTATTGCAGGTTATGTACCAGGTTTATTAATTGGTTTAGCATTAATGATTGTTGCTTTAATTTATTCGATTATAAAGAAATATCCAACAGATAAATTAGTTAGTTTTAGAGAGTTTTTTAAACGTTTTATAGCAGCTTTACCAAGTTTAATGTTGTTAGTTGTAGTTATTGGTGGAATTGTAGCTGGTATTTTTACGGCTACAGAAGCATCTGCAATTGCTGTAATTTATACTCTGGTTTTAGGTTTTTTATATAAAGAAATTACAGTTAAAGATATTTCGCCAATATTATTAGAAACAGTAAAAACATCGGCAATTGTATTGTTATTAATAGCAACATCTATTGCAATGTCTTGGGTAATGAGTTACGAAAACATTCCGCAGGAAATTAGTAACACATTATTATCAATTAGTGATAACCCAATTGTAATTTTAATTATCATCAATTTAATATTATTATTTGTAGGTGTGTTTATGGATATGACTCCTGCTGTATTAATCTTTACACCAATTTTTCTACCAATTGTTACAGAATTAGGAATGGATCCAATTCATTTTGGAATTATTATGATTATGAATCTTTGTATTGGGTTATGTACCCCACCAGTTGGTTCTGTGCTTTTTGTAGGTTGTAGTGTTGCAGATTTAAAAATTCAGCAAGTAATAAAACCCTTGTTACCTTTATTTTTGGTGATGATAGCCATATTGTTATTAATTACATACTTCCCAGAATTAACACTTTGGTTGCCAAGACAATTTGATTTGATATAG